Proteins encoded in a region of the Triticum dicoccoides isolate Atlit2015 ecotype Zavitan chromosome 3A, WEW_v2.0, whole genome shotgun sequence genome:
- the LOC119268021 gene encoding COP9 signalosome complex subunit 2 isoform X1, giving the protein MGSDADMEDYGFEYSDDEPEEQDVDIENQYYNSKGMVETDPEGALAGFDAVVRMEPEKAEWGFKALKQTVKLYYKLGKYKEMMDAYREMLTYIKSAVTRNYSEKCINNIMDFVSGSASQHFNLLQEFYQTTLKALEEAKNERLWFKTNLKLCKIWFDMGEYGRMSKILKELHKSCQKEDGSDDQKKGTQLLEVYAIEIQMYTETKNNKKLKELYQRALSIKSAIPHPRIMGIIRECGGKMHMAERQWADAATDFFEAFKNYDEAGNPRRIQCLKYLVLANMLMESEVNPFDGQEAKPYKNDPEILAMTNLIAAYQKNDIMEFEKILKSNRRTIMDDPFIRNYIEDLLKNIRTQVLLKLIKPYTRIRIPFISQELNVPEKDVEQLLVSLILDNRVQGHIDQVNKLLECGDRSKGMRKYQAIDKWNTQLKSIYQTVSNRVG; this is encoded by the exons ATGGGCTCAG ATGCAGACATGGAAGACTACGGTTTCGAGTATTCGGACGACGAGCCGGAGGAGCAAGACGTCGACATCGAGAACCAGTACTACAACTCCAAAG GTATGGTTGAGACAGACCCGGAGGGTGCACTTGCTGGTTTTGATGCTGTAGTTCGCATGGAGCCTGAAAAGGCGGAATG gGGATTCAAGGCTCTCAAACAAACTGTGAAGCTTTATTATAAGCTGGGAAAGTACAAAGAAATGATGGATGCTTACAGAGAGATGTTGACATACATAAAATCTGCTGTGACACGTAACTACAGTGAGAAATGTATAAACAACATAATGGATTTTGTTTCTGGATCTGCTAGTCAGCACTTCAATCTTCTGCAAGAGTTCTACCAGACAACACttaaagctcttgaagaggcaaaaAATGAG AGATTATGGTTTAAGACAAACCTGAAGCTTTGCAAAATTTGGTTCGACATGGGGGAGTATGGTCGCATGAGCAAG ATACTGAAGGAGCTGCATAAGTCTTGCCAAAAGGAAGATGGTTCTGATGACCAGAAGAAAGGCACACAACTTCTAGAAGTCTATGCTATTGAGATTCAAATGTACACTgaaacaaaaaacaacaaaaagTTAAAG GAATTGTACCAGAGGGCTCTTTCTATTAAATCAGCAATACCTCATCCAAGAATTATGGGTATAATTCGTGAATGTGGTGGGAAGATGCACATGGCCGAGAGGCAGTGGGCGGACGCAGCGACTGATTTCTTTGAAGCATTCAAAAACTACGACGAAGCTGGCAATCCACGGAGAATCCAGTGTCTCAA ATATCTTGTTCTTGCCAATATGTTGATGGAATCTGAAGTGAATCCCTTTGATGGACAAGAGGCCAAGCC GTACAAAAATGATCCTGAAATCCTCGCAATGACAAACTTGATTGCAGCATACCAGAAGAATGACATCATGGAATTTGAGAAGATCCTAAAG AGCAATAGAAGAACAATAATGGATGATCCTTTTATCCGTAATTACATTGAGGACTTGTTGAAGAACATCAGAACTCAAGTGCTGCTCAAGCTCATTAAGCCATACACAAGAATAAGGATTCCATTCATTTCACAG GAGCTAAATGTCCCAGAAAAGGATGTTGAGCAGCTCTTGGTGTCATTGATTCTGGACAACCGTGTCCAAGGCCACATAGATCAGGTGAACAAGCTGCTAGAATGCGGTGACAG GTCAAAGGGAATGCGGAAATATCAAGCCATCGACAAGTGGAATACTCAGCTCAAATCTATTTACCAGACGGTGTCCAACAGAGTTGGGTGA
- the LOC119268021 gene encoding COP9 signalosome complex subunit 2 isoform X2 encodes MGSDMEDYGFEYSDDEPEEQDVDIENQYYNSKGMVETDPEGALAGFDAVVRMEPEKAEWGFKALKQTVKLYYKLGKYKEMMDAYREMLTYIKSAVTRNYSEKCINNIMDFVSGSASQHFNLLQEFYQTTLKALEEAKNERLWFKTNLKLCKIWFDMGEYGRMSKILKELHKSCQKEDGSDDQKKGTQLLEVYAIEIQMYTETKNNKKLKELYQRALSIKSAIPHPRIMGIIRECGGKMHMAERQWADAATDFFEAFKNYDEAGNPRRIQCLKYLVLANMLMESEVNPFDGQEAKPYKNDPEILAMTNLIAAYQKNDIMEFEKILKSNRRTIMDDPFIRNYIEDLLKNIRTQVLLKLIKPYTRIRIPFISQELNVPEKDVEQLLVSLILDNRVQGHIDQVNKLLECGDRSKGMRKYQAIDKWNTQLKSIYQTVSNRVG; translated from the exons ATGGGCTCAG ACATGGAAGACTACGGTTTCGAGTATTCGGACGACGAGCCGGAGGAGCAAGACGTCGACATCGAGAACCAGTACTACAACTCCAAAG GTATGGTTGAGACAGACCCGGAGGGTGCACTTGCTGGTTTTGATGCTGTAGTTCGCATGGAGCCTGAAAAGGCGGAATG gGGATTCAAGGCTCTCAAACAAACTGTGAAGCTTTATTATAAGCTGGGAAAGTACAAAGAAATGATGGATGCTTACAGAGAGATGTTGACATACATAAAATCTGCTGTGACACGTAACTACAGTGAGAAATGTATAAACAACATAATGGATTTTGTTTCTGGATCTGCTAGTCAGCACTTCAATCTTCTGCAAGAGTTCTACCAGACAACACttaaagctcttgaagaggcaaaaAATGAG AGATTATGGTTTAAGACAAACCTGAAGCTTTGCAAAATTTGGTTCGACATGGGGGAGTATGGTCGCATGAGCAAG ATACTGAAGGAGCTGCATAAGTCTTGCCAAAAGGAAGATGGTTCTGATGACCAGAAGAAAGGCACACAACTTCTAGAAGTCTATGCTATTGAGATTCAAATGTACACTgaaacaaaaaacaacaaaaagTTAAAG GAATTGTACCAGAGGGCTCTTTCTATTAAATCAGCAATACCTCATCCAAGAATTATGGGTATAATTCGTGAATGTGGTGGGAAGATGCACATGGCCGAGAGGCAGTGGGCGGACGCAGCGACTGATTTCTTTGAAGCATTCAAAAACTACGACGAAGCTGGCAATCCACGGAGAATCCAGTGTCTCAA ATATCTTGTTCTTGCCAATATGTTGATGGAATCTGAAGTGAATCCCTTTGATGGACAAGAGGCCAAGCC GTACAAAAATGATCCTGAAATCCTCGCAATGACAAACTTGATTGCAGCATACCAGAAGAATGACATCATGGAATTTGAGAAGATCCTAAAG AGCAATAGAAGAACAATAATGGATGATCCTTTTATCCGTAATTACATTGAGGACTTGTTGAAGAACATCAGAACTCAAGTGCTGCTCAAGCTCATTAAGCCATACACAAGAATAAGGATTCCATTCATTTCACAG GAGCTAAATGTCCCAGAAAAGGATGTTGAGCAGCTCTTGGTGTCATTGATTCTGGACAACCGTGTCCAAGGCCACATAGATCAGGTGAACAAGCTGCTAGAATGCGGTGACAG GTCAAAGGGAATGCGGAAATATCAAGCCATCGACAAGTGGAATACTCAGCTCAAATCTATTTACCAGACGGTGTCCAACAGAGTTGGGTGA